TAGCCTGGCCGAATGGCCCGTTACGACCTCAGCCGGGCCGAGGTGGCGGAGCTTTTGTCCGACCAGCCCCGCTACCGGGTGGACCAGGTCTGGGAGGGCCTGTACCGCCAGCTGAGTGTGCCGGAGGAGATGACCACGCTCCCCCGCTCGCTGCGCGATCGCCTGTCCGCCAGCGAGCAGCTCGCACCGGCGCTGCACGAGGTGGCCCGTTCGGACTCCGACCGCGGCGCCACCCGGAAGTGGCTGTGGGAGCTCGCCGACGGGGCCCGGATCGAGACCGTTCTCATGGAGTACGACCGGCGCGCCACTGTGTGCGTCTCCAGTCAGGCCGGGTGCGCCATGGGGTGCGGCTTCTGCGCGACCGGCCAGGCCGGCTTCGCCCGCAACCTGTCGGTCGGTGAGATCGTCGAGCAGGTCGTGCGGGCGGGGGCGGCCCGGCGCGGCGGCGACGCGCCCGCGGCCCGGGCCCGGCCCGGCCCGGCCCCGGCCCGCCCCGCCAACGTGGTGTTCATGGGCATGGGTGAGCCGCTCGCCAACTACCCGCGCGTCTGGGCGGCGGTGGAGCGGAT
This genomic interval from Acidimicrobiales bacterium contains the following:
- the rlmN gene encoding 23S rRNA (adenine(2503)-C(2))-methyltransferase RlmN translates to MARYDLSRAEVAELLSDQPRYRVDQVWEGLYRQLSVPEEMTTLPRSLRDRLSASEQLAPALHEVARSDSDRGATRKWLWELADGARIETVLMEYDRRATVCVSSQAGCAMGCGFCATGQAGFARNLSVGEIVEQVVRAGAARRGGDAPAARARPGPAPARPANVVFMGMGEPLANYPRVWAAVERMHDDLGISARHITVSTVGVVPGIRRLAGEDLPVNLAVSLHAANDRLRDSLVPINRRYPLSAVLGACRAYRRAKGRRLSFEWALISGVNDREGDAAELAELAVPLGAHVNLIPLNPTPGWPAVGSAPAVVRTFRDRLISLGVNATVRRNRGTDIDAACGQLAATGGKLAG